GGAGATACAGCAGCGAACAGATTACTCGCACAATATTGCGAGAACAAGCAACAGACAAAGGAATCATTTGTGCTTCATTGGCCGGAAGACGAAAATTGGAAAATTGCCGGCAATCAAGAAAATAATGAAATGATATTTGTTGAGTTGTTAAAAAATGACGAGACATTTGATAATTGGACAGAGATAGGAACAATGCAAACAATTAAAGGTATGATAAACATTCCTTTAGACGAACTTATGAATGATTTGCACGAAAATGCAAAACAAAATTGCCCAAAAGCTGTCTTAACTCCTATTGAAAAGGGTGAAAATGAAGAATTTCCGTGGATTATTTTTACTGTTGAGTGTGACTTTTATAAAAATATCAAGGCAGCAGAATCTCACTTTTATTATCTTGTGCAAGGCAATAAATCATTATATATAAATTTTATCGGAATAAAAACGGCAAAAATTTCCAATGATAAGAAAAAGAAATGGAATAAATTTTTTAAAAGCGGAAAAATTGTTAATGTAAAATAGAGTATAATATGCTGTTAATAAATTAATTTGGAGAATTTAGGGGGACTTGGTATATTTGAGAAAATATTTTTTAAATACAAATAAACAATTTCGCATAATGCGGATATATACGTAACTTTTTTAATTACGTAAATATGCCAAGCACGTTAACACAAATGT
This genomic stretch from Bacteroidales bacterium harbors:
- a CDS encoding tetratricopeptide repeat protein translates to MRKLMTFILLTVIITSCGQTAQEYFDNGLKNQNKHDFKEALSDYSKAIELKETFIEAYYNRALVYLNLDKHKEAKSDLDKVIEINESFSNALITRGLIHVVLEDKEACCRDFQRAKEIGDTAANRLLAQYCENKQQTKESFVLHWPEDENWKIAGNQENNEMIFVELLKNDETFDNWTEIGTMQTIKGMINIPLDELMNDLHENAKQNCPKAVLTPIEKGENEEFPWIIFTVECDFYKNIKAAESHFYYLVQGNKSLYINFIGIKTAKISNDKKKKWNKFFKSGKIVNVK